A region from the Linepithema humile isolate Giens D197 chromosome 1, Lhum_UNIL_v1.0, whole genome shotgun sequence genome encodes:
- the LOC105675821 gene encoding major facilitator superfamily domain-containing protein 12-like translates to MDNVNERAPLVDTGRLATSTKFAYALGHVFNDLTAAMWFSYTLIYLQRVALLEPIVAGALLLLGQVIDAIMTPVFGFLVDRYCKKKIWHVVGSTMVTLSFPIIFGGFANSSTTAMFLYVTSITIFQTGWAAVQISHLSMIPSLTNSLLARADLTAIRYSAQVGAAVVVFAVTWIVLPTNGESMVQLDQQDDYKFRNIVLVLTTFGLTATVFFHVLLKANLLEQTSSKLNVEEGIRTSDNFSNRRVSWVAITILLRVAMLYVASRLFITLATVYLPLYIEETKVGGKQALATVPLVSYVSSFAAALLLKYINRTCGTKFCYFLGAIIGIIAAVVTEFVGSNTTVVYAVAVLIGAGSSITMVTALSVTAELIGSRTERSALVYSIVTFLDKIITGFVVILIEKWRCSNKELCPTYNRDTLSIVCASSMILGLITLLSVSRCLT, encoded by the exons atggataatgTCAACGAGCGAGCACCTCTCGTGGATACCGGAAGGCTGGCGACATCCACAAAATTTGCTTACGCTCTTGGACATGTTTTTAACGATTTGACGGCTGCAATGTGGTTTTCTTACACTCTAATTTATCTTCAACGAGTGGCATTGTTAGAACCTATCGTCGCCGGTGCGCTTTTACTATTAG gACAAGTTATCGACGCAATTATGACACCTGTATTTGGTTTTCTGGTCGATCGATACTGCAAGAAGAAAATCTGGCACGTCGTCGGTTCCACTATGGTCACTCTGAGCTTTCCCATAATATTCGGCGGTTTCGCCAATTCGTCTACGACCGCAATGTTTTTATACGTGACGAGTATTACGATATTTCAAACGGGTTGGGCAGCTGTGCAAATCTCACATTTATCAATGATTCCCTCGTTAACTAATTCTCTTTTAGCTCGAGCTGATTTGACCGCGATAAG ATATTCCGCCCAAGTTGGTGCAGCCGTGGTAGTTTTTGCTGTTACATGGATAGTTTTACCAACCAATGGAGAGTCGATGGTCCAGCTGGATCAACAAGATGACTATAAATTCAGG AATATCGTTTTAGTCCTCACGACTTTTGGACTGACCGCAACGGTCTTTTTTCACGTTCTTTTAAAAGCGAATCTCTTGGAACAAACATCTTCAAAATTAAACGTCGAAGAAGGAATTAGAACATCGGATAATTTCTCAAACCGCCGAGTATCATGGGTCGCTATTACGATTTTGTTAAGAGTTGCGATGCTGTACGTAGCAAGTAGATTGTTCATTACTCTCGCTACGGTATACTTGCCACTGTACATAGAAGAGACCAAGGTTGGTGGCAAACAGGCGTTGGCTACCGTGCCATTGGTTTCGTATGTATCTTCATTCGCAGCCGCTTTGCTACTTAAATACATCAACAGAACCTGCGGTACCAAg ttttgttattttcttgGCGCTATAATTGGTATAATAGCCGCTGTGGTTACGGAATTCGTCGGAAGTAACACGACGGTCGTATACGCCGTTGCCGTATTAATTGGCGCGGGAAGTTCTATTACGATGGTCACCGCGTTGAGCGTCACCGCCGAATTAATCGGCTCAAGAACGGAACGTAGCGCGCTCGTGTATTCCATTGTCACTTTCCTCGATAAAATCATCACTGGTTTCGTGGTGATACTCATCGAGAAATG gagATGTAGCAATAAGGAACTTTGTCCTACGTATAATCGAGACACGTTATCCATCGTATGCGCTTCCTCGATGATTCTGGGACTAATTACTTTGCTCTCTGTATCACGTTGTCTGacttaa